A genomic region of Miscanthus floridulus cultivar M001 chromosome 3, ASM1932011v1, whole genome shotgun sequence contains the following coding sequences:
- the LOC136545011 gene encoding uncharacterized protein, with the protein MAEVVGSVLVQECLSKAISYVFGRRDEKASQGANAERLEMAVSQLEFALERTAVLPVTEVSLLHRRKMIKRAYLEAAELLNKHKQLQALKEDRPQEEIAQAHGANSKRSRWVTIRAKTNFSSISSFAGLKTDDVRRFEWFADHASKFVRDVESGCSLRHHTFCNPLVRLLLEGKTLRHQVLLHGSGRLRRRLYMQPLCLEGRGVETVLIYQYRDYSRTSTPDKSFNLVLILRLSESTDIVGTAIVCLQWMASQFKIATTEAAMGELTLLPDVEYTSHPHALCHAEIDQESYGDDTQYLRPDPVCCKQANLHGPCANSMFPEQVIHFFFRCSSSALDCCILPSSSSSPDNQAAGKRTRAPLDLTIGCLPHHVYKHKEQQQQLQESCYALEINGDDDQERVGASVAHGAETLRSKATSFFLRQPQLTEYRMLWIYRHGVAGFFLEKPGIKRTKTSGSRSMSSRLAAACHRSMSVLQRRSLKRERTEDQCHDGHACPFGPWAM; encoded by the coding sequence ATGGCGGAAGTGGTGGGCTCAGTTCTTGTTCAGGAGTGCTTGAGTAAAGCCATCTCCTACGTCTTCGGCAGGAGAGACGAGAAGGCGTCTCAAGGGGCCAACGCCGAGAGGCTGGAGATGGCAGTTTCCCAGCTGGAGTTTGCCCTCGAGAGGACGGCGGTGCTGCCGGTGACGGAGGTCTCCCTGCTCCACCGTAGGAAGATGATCAAGCGTGCCTACCTGGAGGCCGCGGAGCTGCTCAACAAGCACAAGCAGCTGCAGGCACTGAAAGAAGACCGCCCGCAGGAAGAGATCGCCCAAGCCCATGGGGCGAATTCGAAGCGTAGTCGATGGGTCACCATTCGTGCCAAGACTAATTTCTCCTCCATCTCATCTTTTGCTGGCCTGAAGACGGATGATGTTCGAAGATTCGAATGGTTTGCAGATCATGCCAGCAAGTTCGTAAGGGACGTGGAGTCAGGGTGTTCACTCCGGCACCACACCTTTTGCAACcctcttgtgaggcttcttcttgaAGGGAAAACCCTGAGGCATCAGGTTTTGCTGCACGGAAGCGGCCGGCTGCGACGCCGTCTGTACATGCAGCCACTTTGCTTAGAAGGGCGTGGCGTCGAGACGGTGCTGATATACCAGTACAGGGACTATTCCAGGACGTCGACGCCAGACAAATCGTTCAATCTGGTGCTGATCCTGCGACTCTCGGAGAGCACAGATATTGTTGGGACAGCTATAGTCTGCCTGCAGTGGATGGCTTCTCAGTTCAAGATTGCGACTACTGAAGCTGCAATGGGCGAACTCACCCTGCTACCAGATGTTGAGTACACCTCCCATCCACATGCTCTGTGTCATGCTGAGATCGACCAAGAGTCGTATGGCGACGACACCCAATATCTACGCCCCGATCCAGTATGCTGCAAACAAGCAAACCTGCACGGGCCCTGTGCAAACAGCATGTTCCCGGAACAAGTCATCCACTTCTTCTTCCGGTGCTCCAGCTCAGCATTAGACTGCTGCATCTTGCCGAGCTCATCATCGTCGCCAGACAATCAAGCGGCTGGTAAAAGAACAAGGGCACCATTGGACCTGACAATTGGCTGTTTGCCTCATCATGTGTACAAGCACAaggaacagcagcagcagctgcaggAGAGTTGCTACGCATTGGAGATAAACGGGGACGACGACCAGGAACGTGTAGGTGCTAGCGTTGCACATGGAGCAGAGACGCTAAGGTCCAAGGCAACCAGTTTTTTCTTGCGACAGCCGCAGCTCACGGAGTACAGGATGCTATGGATCTACAGACATGGTGTCGCAGGATTTTTCTTGGAAAAGCCGGGCATCAAAAGAACGAAAACCAGTGGCAGCAGGTCAATGTCAAGCCGGTTGGCAGCGGCGTGCCACCGTTCAATGAGCGTGCTGCAGCGGAGGAGCCTGAAGCGGGAACGAACAGAGGACCAGTGCCACGATGGCCACGCCTGCCCATTTGGCCCATGGGCCATGTAA